In Leptospiraceae bacterium, a genomic segment contains:
- a CDS encoding recombination protein O N-terminal domain-containing protein, whose translation MKLQKCQGIILKKSVFQEADVHLEVLCKELYDQKYTRKKFVVHGILKSKRRNPIVVELGNLVQIDYYEKDINETQNVKEIQLIERFWEFKSQYQNFELLGKILEITYYASMSDQRELKEIYVLLLKGLEFLQSYVLKEKEDVKKIIEELSLDFSSIFLLFFSVRVLMFMGYVGDLVHCSFCHDPLDGLAKWQEKLYFYCRKCDATANVIDYYYSFFLQQIKQKKFSNFIKFLKQLHIQKSIDRIDELLWELQKRIEIHLKEIIPMKRSLFI comes from the coding sequence ATGAAACTCCAAAAATGCCAAGGGATAATCCTCAAAAAATCTGTCTTTCAAGAGGCGGATGTTCATTTGGAAGTTTTATGTAAGGAGCTCTATGACCAAAAGTATACGAGAAAAAAATTTGTAGTTCATGGAATTTTAAAATCCAAACGAAGAAACCCCATCGTAGTTGAATTGGGAAACCTTGTCCAAATCGATTATTACGAAAAGGACATAAATGAAACACAAAACGTAAAAGAAATTCAACTGATCGAGCGTTTTTGGGAGTTCAAATCTCAATATCAAAATTTTGAGCTCTTAGGAAAAATACTAGAAATCACTTATTACGCTTCTATGTCAGATCAAAGAGAACTAAAAGAAATATATGTTTTGTTGCTGAAGGGTTTAGAGTTTTTACAATCTTACGTCCTCAAAGAAAAAGAAGATGTAAAAAAAATCATTGAAGAATTATCCTTGGATTTTTCGAGCATATTTTTACTTTTTTTTTCGGTTCGTGTTCTGATGTTCATGGGGTACGTGGGAGATCTGGTGCATTGTTCTTTTTGTCATGATCCTTTGGATGGGCTAGCAAAGTGGCAGGAAAAACTCTACTTCTATTGCAGAAAATGTGATGCAACTGCTAATGTGATTGATTATTATTATTCTTTCTTCCTACAACAAATCAAACAAAAAAAGTTTAGTAATTTTATAAAATTTTTAAAACAACTTCACATTCAAAAAAGCATAGATAGAATAGATGAACTACTATGGGAACTTCAAAAGCGGATTGAAATACATCTTAAAGAAATCATACCCATGAAGCGATCACTTTTTATTTAA